In the genome of Phormidium ambiguum IAM M-71, the window CGCCTACCACTTCATCATAAATTTTAGTTTTAAAAGACCACTGAGAAAAAAACTCTGGCGTGGCATAACCTGGTTTAAATTCCAGTAAGCCGGATTTTTCCTCAAATGGTGATTCCCAAGCGGGAATTTTTCCTTTGCTAGTCTGTATTTGTTTCATGGTTTCGCTAGTGTTTATTTACAAGAAAATTAATCGAGTAAATCGGGTTGTTCTTGTACAATCAGGTCGTAAAGTGGTTGAAAACTAAACCAACCCATGTGATGCGACCCTACTTGTTTGGCGGTTAAGCTGGCATACTCCGGTTCGATCGAGATTGGGTTGCCAGCAGCTTCTGCCATTAGTTGAACTTGACAAGAACGTTCCATTGTGATGAACCACCAAGCGGCTTCGTCTATAGTATGACCTACTGTGAGAAGTCCGTGATTGCGAAGGATGAGGGCTTTGCGATCGCCTAACGCCCTAGCAATGCGTCGCGCTTCCTCAATTTCCAACACAACTCCCGTATAGTCATCAAACAAACCGTGATCGCCATAAAACGAACAAGCATCCTGCGTCAAAGGATCGAGGAGACGACCTAAGCTAGACCAAGCTTTGCCGTAGGTGGAATGGGCATGGGCAGCAGCTACCACATCAGGGCGGGCGGCGTGGACTTGGGAGTGAATGGCAAAAGCCGCTTCGTTGACAGGTTTGTTTCCGGCAATCACTTCGCCTTCATGGTTAACTAAAATTAAGTCGCTGACACGGATTAATTTAAAGTGCATTCCAAAAGGATTGACCCAAAAATGATTCGGGTTTTCTGGGTCACGGGCAGTAATGTGTCCGGCAATACCTTCACTAAAACCGAATTTGGCGAACAAACGAAAAGCTGCTGCTAGACGCTGTTTGCGATAAAGACGTTCCGCTGCAACAGATGTAAATGTTGGCGGTTGAGGTACAACTTTGGGAACTCTAACATTAACCATAAGTTTGCTTTTTTTGGGGTAAAGTAGATAGGTTTAAGGAAATCTCTCTACTTCAGTTTAACTAGGTAACTTTTATTTTTCCAAGAGTGCGAATTAAAGTTTAAATACCTATTGATTGAGGATTTATAAATCAAGTTTGATGCCTTTCTATTGGTAAACTGATTAACAATTAAAAAATTTGTCAGAATGAGAATTAGATAAAGTGATTATTTTCTTTTCACTACACCAATTTCTTAACCAATTTCAGAAAATATTCACAACTGCCCCAAGACATATTTTGAGCTTCAATAAGTATTTATCATGACAACAAACAATTTATCTGCAACAGAGAAAGTTCAACAAATTCAAAAATATACTTCTGCTTGTTTGATTTTTAACCCTGTTTCGGGGAGGGGAAACCCAGAAAGAGATTTGGAGTTAATTCAGTCAATTTTAGAGTCAGAATTGGAATTAGATATTCAGTTAACTAGTGAAGAAGTAAGCGCAACTCAGTTAGCGCGTGAAACTTTGGAAAGGGATGTAAGTTTAGTGATTGCTGCTGGTGGTGATGGTACTGTTTCTGCTGTAGCTGATGCTTTAATTAATAGTAATATACCGATCGCTGTCATTCCGCGTGGTACGGCAAATGCTTTTGCTGTGAGTATGGGAATTCCGCTTAATATTGAAACTGCTTGTCAGACAATTTTAACAGGAGTAACTAGAGTAATTAGTACTGCTCGTTGTAATGGGGAACCAATGTTACTTTTGGCAGGTATTGGTTTGGAGGCGGAAACTATTGCCAAAGCAGATAGAACTGCTAAAAATAGATTGGGAATTTTGGCTTATATTTTATCAGCAATTAACCAATTAAAAGATTTAAAATCTTTTGAGACTAAGTTAGAAAGGGAGGAGGAAGTTATTAGTTTTTCGGCGGTGGGAGTGACTGTTGCTAATGTTGCACCTCCTACTTCTATTTTGGCACAAGGGCCTGCGAGCTTGGTTCCTGATGATGAGTTTTTGGATGTAACAATTTTTGCT includes:
- a CDS encoding class II aldolase/adducin family protein; this encodes MVNVRVPKVVPQPPTFTSVAAERLYRKQRLAAAFRLFAKFGFSEGIAGHITARDPENPNHFWVNPFGMHFKLIRVSDLILVNHEGEVIAGNKPVNEAAFAIHSQVHAARPDVVAAAHAHSTYGKAWSSLGRLLDPLTQDACSFYGDHGLFDDYTGVVLEIEEARRIARALGDRKALILRNHGLLTVGHTIDEAAWWFITMERSCQVQLMAEAAGNPISIEPEYASLTAKQVGSHHMGWFSFQPLYDLIVQEQPDLLD
- a CDS encoding YegS/Rv2252/BmrU family lipid kinase, which codes for MTTNNLSATEKVQQIQKYTSACLIFNPVSGRGNPERDLELIQSILESELELDIQLTSEEVSATQLARETLERDVSLVIAAGGDGTVSAVADALINSNIPIAVIPRGTANAFAVSMGIPLNIETACQTILTGVTRVISTARCNGEPMLLLAGIGLEAETIAKADRTAKNRLGILAYILSAINQLKDLKSFETKLEREEEVISFSAVGVTVANVAPPTSILAQGPASLVPDDEFLDVTIFAPVTVLNAIAASYHLLQTAFSGTPTERNDIGYLRVKKALIDTDPPQKVVVDGEVIGTTPVFVEAIPKSLMVIVPQSQAAAPLEKLDGLPDLTIEPKENNNLSNSDSEYPES